In Pseudomonas sp. MYb327, one DNA window encodes the following:
- a CDS encoding enoyl-CoA hydratase-related protein: MSTTVTGTPMQHVHTEIRDRVAVVTLDRAPVNALDSVAIREITATFNALARSTEASVIVLTAPGDRLFCAGIDLNDSARRHARTPAEGDTTIDLLDPGAVVRECFWSILDCPLPVIAAVNGKAIGAGLVLVACCDLIIASENATFSVPEIKVGVLGGARHLQRLVGPFKTRKMFFTGEAVPAQEFYRLGAVEEVVAPEKLMDAALGLATSIARNSPIGLRLAKESLTRVEDLGLKEGYRIEQDYTGRVTRYNDSTEARRAQMEKRDPNWTWS; encoded by the coding sequence CACACCGAAATTCGCGATCGAGTTGCTGTCGTGACCCTTGACCGTGCGCCGGTCAATGCGCTCGATTCGGTAGCCATCCGGGAGATAACCGCCACTTTCAATGCCTTGGCACGGTCCACCGAAGCCAGTGTGATTGTGTTGACTGCACCCGGCGACCGGCTGTTTTGTGCCGGGATCGACCTCAATGACTCGGCGCGCCGGCATGCCCGAACACCAGCCGAAGGCGACACCACCATCGATCTGCTCGATCCGGGTGCGGTAGTACGCGAATGCTTCTGGTCCATTCTCGATTGTCCGCTGCCGGTCATCGCGGCAGTCAATGGCAAGGCTATTGGTGCCGGGCTGGTGCTGGTGGCGTGCTGCGATCTGATAATTGCATCCGAGAACGCCACCTTCTCCGTTCCGGAAATCAAGGTCGGTGTGCTGGGTGGTGCTCGCCACTTGCAGCGGCTGGTCGGGCCTTTCAAGACGCGCAAGATGTTTTTCACGGGCGAGGCGGTTCCGGCGCAAGAGTTCTATCGATTGGGTGCTGTCGAGGAGGTCGTTGCACCGGAGAAATTGATGGACGCAGCCCTCGGTCTGGCCACCAGTATCGCCCGCAACAGTCCAATCGGCCTGCGCCTGGCCAAGGAATCGCTGACACGGGTCGAGGACCTGGGGCTCAAGGAAGGTTATCGTATCGAACAGGATTACACCGGCCGCGTGACGCGCTACAACGATTCGACTGAAGCGCGGCGTGCCCAAATGGAAAAGCGCGATCCGAACTGGACCTGGAGCTGA